In Akkermansia muciniphila, one DNA window encodes the following:
- a CDS encoding OmpA family protein — MNCSFPFADDPVSANQDNNRELRENRRRRSRFILPAPRHLAAVAVGALLAAVLVHYLGFIILSWFDLGIHVHKAPAVQEDRKPLPEKIVLKADDRPAPDVAEAVEKPDIEQLEEIPPELPDLEDMLPEQVVIAPGETSFSADPVSPSPPESLAPKMPQVDMKAVAKGLPEPSPPEMLKASASPVTIKTVEPDMVNPDEWYNNKLKGAGGQDDSHLPDGSKSLSQLMAQSSLGKDSGYSRLGADLLFEYNKAVMKNSARLSMLQLAGLMMKNPDTIFIVEGHTDSFGSEEYNAVLSLMRANAVRQWLKDNGIALTRPNGECRLYIRACGASRPVVSIRGDRDAQAANRRVEIHMRKPGEEIPAGSLPLTHAVDMNTPVARQVRAGAGSRAGIPASPAERKAPPAVRPSPAAPERRENPVPRQEIIPEAEPIPETIPSAEPVEERIPSAEPVEDDIPLAEPVVRAGSRGLVKGGAGRRWI; from the coding sequence ATGAACTGTTCCTTTCCTTTTGCCGATGATCCCGTGAGTGCGAACCAGGACAACAACCGAGAACTTCGCGAAAACCGCCGCAGGCGCAGCCGTTTTATTCTGCCCGCGCCGCGACATCTGGCCGCTGTGGCGGTAGGGGCTCTCCTTGCCGCCGTGCTGGTGCATTACCTGGGGTTTATCATTCTGAGCTGGTTTGACCTGGGCATTCATGTGCACAAAGCCCCCGCTGTCCAGGAGGACAGAAAGCCTCTGCCTGAAAAAATAGTTCTGAAGGCGGACGACCGTCCCGCTCCGGATGTGGCGGAAGCCGTTGAAAAACCGGATATCGAGCAACTTGAGGAGATTCCCCCGGAATTGCCGGATTTAGAGGATATGCTTCCGGAACAGGTGGTGATTGCTCCGGGGGAAACCAGCTTTTCCGCGGATCCGGTGAGCCCTTCCCCCCCGGAATCCCTGGCTCCGAAAATGCCGCAGGTGGACATGAAAGCCGTCGCGAAGGGGTTGCCCGAACCTTCCCCGCCTGAGATGCTGAAAGCTTCCGCCAGTCCGGTTACAATCAAGACGGTGGAACCGGACATGGTGAATCCGGATGAATGGTATAACAATAAGCTCAAAGGGGCGGGCGGGCAGGATGATTCCCATTTGCCGGATGGGAGCAAATCTCTTTCCCAGCTCATGGCCCAGTCCTCCTTGGGCAAGGACAGCGGGTACAGCAGGCTGGGAGCGGATCTTCTTTTTGAGTACAACAAGGCGGTGATGAAAAATTCCGCCCGGCTGAGCATGCTTCAGCTTGCGGGGCTGATGATGAAAAATCCGGATACGATTTTCATTGTGGAAGGTCATACGGACAGCTTTGGTTCCGAGGAATATAATGCCGTGCTTTCCCTGATGCGCGCTAATGCCGTCCGCCAATGGCTGAAGGATAACGGCATAGCCCTGACGCGCCCGAATGGTGAATGCAGGTTGTACATACGCGCTTGCGGCGCTTCCCGTCCCGTCGTATCCATCAGGGGGGACCGGGATGCCCAGGCCGCCAACCGGAGGGTGGAAATCCACATGCGCAAGCCGGGAGAGGAAATACCCGCCGGGAGCCTGCCCCTCACGCATGCGGTGGATATGAACACCCCTGTCGCCCGCCAGGTGCGGGCCGGCGCGGGTTCCCGCGCCGGAATCCCCGCTTCCCCGGCGGAAAGGAAAGCGCCTCCCGCCGTGCGGCCATCTCCTGCAGCTCCGGAACGCCGGGAAAATCCTGTGCCGCGGCAGGAAATAATTCCTGAGGCGGAACCCATTCCGGAAACGATTCCTTCGGCAGAGCCTGTGGAAGAACGCATCCCTTCGGCAGAGCCGGTAGAGGATGATATCCCGCTGGCCGAACCCGTCGTGCGTGCGGGGAGCCGCGGCTTAGTGAAGGGAGGGGCCGGACGGAGATGGATTTGA
- a CDS encoding MFS transporter — MRWLNDWLGFFKPLQVRNLQIFWSGQASALIGMWLQVTAMGILVYDISGGSATAVGLLAALNALPFFLGGMLLAGLGDRFDRRKLLIAVQCVQWLVAAALFLLTVLDMLQLWHLYAAGLVMGVNQTVGFPTQQAFVGDLIPRRQLQEAVGMYSLVFNTCRAIGPALAGYIIAEWGAGTAFGGNVAASLPLVGCLVALKGRVADTSAPRKQRGAGRKASGLKAVLATRSLLFIMISALIQNICGQSLYQIVPALMHGNPRHTGLILGAVGAGAMASILFVLPFARKSDRVGAKLSSGTLWMGCALCVAGVIPVVEVQALCFFFAGLATSSLFVTSSSAVQLLSPPERKSAILGLFSIVTIGVQPLAAMGWGAVVDAWGVQTTIVLAGGLEALFSIWMLSVPFWRHFKFSPDDCPEAT; from the coding sequence ATGAGATGGCTGAATGATTGGCTGGGCTTCTTCAAGCCCCTTCAGGTGCGGAACCTGCAAATATTCTGGTCGGGGCAGGCCTCCGCCTTGATTGGAATGTGGTTGCAGGTGACGGCCATGGGCATTCTTGTGTATGATATTTCCGGCGGCTCCGCCACGGCAGTGGGGCTGTTGGCAGCTTTGAACGCCCTCCCTTTCTTTCTGGGCGGCATGCTGCTGGCCGGGCTGGGGGACCGTTTTGACCGGAGAAAACTTCTCATAGCCGTGCAGTGTGTCCAGTGGCTGGTGGCGGCAGCCCTGTTTTTGTTGACTGTGCTGGATATGCTTCAGTTGTGGCACCTGTACGCCGCCGGGCTGGTGATGGGCGTCAATCAGACGGTGGGTTTTCCCACGCAGCAGGCTTTTGTGGGCGACCTGATACCGCGCCGGCAATTACAGGAGGCCGTGGGCATGTATTCTCTGGTGTTTAATACGTGCCGGGCCATAGGGCCGGCGCTTGCCGGCTACATCATTGCGGAATGGGGCGCCGGAACCGCCTTTGGCGGCAACGTGGCGGCAAGTCTTCCGCTGGTTGGCTGCCTGGTTGCCTTAAAGGGACGCGTAGCGGATACCTCCGCTCCCAGAAAGCAGCGCGGCGCAGGAAGGAAAGCATCCGGCCTCAAGGCGGTGCTTGCCACGCGCAGCCTGCTCTTTATCATGATCAGCGCTCTGATTCAGAATATCTGCGGGCAATCCCTCTATCAGATTGTTCCGGCATTGATGCATGGAAATCCCAGGCATACCGGCCTCATTCTGGGAGCGGTCGGAGCCGGGGCCATGGCGAGCATCCTCTTTGTCCTGCCGTTTGCTCGCAAAAGCGACAGGGTGGGGGCCAAACTTTCCTCAGGTACCCTGTGGATGGGATGCGCGCTGTGCGTGGCCGGCGTCATCCCGGTGGTGGAAGTGCAGGCCCTCTGTTTCTTTTTTGCCGGGCTGGCCACTTCTTCCCTCTTCGTTACTTCTTCATCTGCCGTGCAGCTTTTGTCTCCCCCGGAACGCAAGTCGGCTATTCTGGGGTTGTTCAGCATCGTCACCATCGGAGTGCAGCCGCTGGCGGCCATGGGCTGGGGGGCTGTGGTGGATGCCTGGGGTGTCCAGACGACGATTGTCCTGGCGGGTGGGCTGGAAGCCTTGTTTTCCATTTGGATGTTGAGCGTTCCATTTTGGCGCCATTTCAAATTTTCTCCGGATGATTGTCCGGAGGCGACATAA
- a CDS encoding M60 family metallopeptidase yields the protein MNTPSFSRSISRGSAVGWFLVVLLVCGAGAGYYLYQDNLAKRKAAQELTAERKLKEKKAREAAEKQRIKREREIRERKEKERLAAQKAYGEAQEEKARQAAEAARKHQEQAEREEREKKRREELERREREEEARRQEEDIPAEEEPEPEGRFPQPVKNRMPDVSVYSIPCRDEIQAEKDKPLETWSWDKAEKMEGMEEFPTGSSPWEKGKDAGRMQALLEKCREWKDAKLASLKACPAAKDFPGVPEDGAQTVRRTVEIDSNIGGWHSTGLYAPPGAEISCSLSGAPKDGSISVRIGCHTDSLHKLDEWKRVPEITMQVSAGRGRVKMVNPMGGLVYVNVGQRPRRGKVFKVQISGAVPSPLFVMGKTTPEQWAEQLENTKAPWGEIRMPRLIVTMPVEQLKQCPEVQKTAEFLQKNMALQDWIMGWDTKPDRLHHPMRFVVDRQISAGAGHSGYPAMATKDWTNSIAAGSIIHSGSWGLWHELGHNHQSPPFTMEGQTEVSVNIFSMVCEVMGTGKDFESCWGGGMGPYGMSAEMKKYFSGTQTYNEAPNKVQLFFWVELMYHLGFDAFRQVALQFHDKPYDNGELSDEKKWEWVMNAFSRVTGKNMGPFFKVWRTPVSERAAGRMKDLPVWLPSRDYPACYTAEE from the coding sequence ATGAACACTCCATCTTTTTCCCGTAGCATTTCCAGAGGTTCCGCCGTAGGCTGGTTTTTAGTGGTGCTGCTGGTTTGCGGCGCCGGCGCCGGATATTATCTTTACCAGGATAACCTGGCAAAAAGAAAAGCAGCCCAGGAATTGACCGCTGAGCGTAAATTAAAGGAGAAGAAGGCCAGGGAAGCCGCGGAAAAACAGCGGATAAAACGGGAACGGGAAATCAGGGAGAGGAAGGAAAAGGAACGGCTGGCGGCCCAGAAGGCTTATGGGGAAGCGCAGGAAGAGAAAGCGCGGCAGGCTGCGGAAGCGGCCCGGAAACATCAGGAGCAGGCCGAACGCGAAGAACGGGAAAAAAAGAGGAGGGAGGAGCTGGAACGGCGCGAACGTGAGGAAGAGGCCCGCAGACAGGAGGAAGATATTCCTGCGGAGGAAGAGCCGGAACCGGAAGGACGTTTTCCTCAACCCGTGAAAAACCGGATGCCGGATGTTTCCGTTTATTCGATTCCTTGCAGGGATGAAATCCAGGCGGAGAAAGATAAGCCGCTGGAAACATGGTCCTGGGACAAGGCGGAGAAAATGGAGGGAATGGAGGAATTTCCCACGGGTTCCTCTCCGTGGGAAAAAGGGAAAGACGCCGGGCGCATGCAGGCGCTTCTGGAAAAATGCAGGGAATGGAAGGACGCCAAGCTTGCCTCGCTGAAGGCGTGCCCGGCGGCGAAGGATTTTCCCGGCGTCCCGGAGGATGGAGCCCAGACGGTCAGGAGGACGGTGGAGATAGATTCCAATATTGGGGGCTGGCATAGTACGGGGCTGTATGCGCCGCCCGGGGCGGAAATTTCGTGTTCCCTGTCCGGCGCTCCCAAAGACGGTTCGATCAGCGTCCGCATAGGATGCCATACGGACAGCCTTCATAAGCTGGATGAATGGAAAAGAGTGCCGGAAATAACCATGCAGGTTTCGGCTGGCCGGGGGCGCGTGAAAATGGTGAATCCGATGGGCGGCCTTGTTTATGTGAATGTAGGCCAGCGTCCCAGACGGGGGAAGGTCTTCAAGGTCCAGATTTCCGGAGCCGTGCCGTCACCCCTGTTCGTAATGGGGAAGACCACTCCGGAACAATGGGCCGAACAACTGGAAAATACCAAGGCTCCGTGGGGGGAAATACGCATGCCCCGGCTTATTGTCACGATGCCCGTGGAACAGCTGAAACAGTGTCCGGAGGTTCAGAAGACGGCGGAGTTTCTGCAAAAAAACATGGCTCTTCAGGACTGGATTATGGGCTGGGATACCAAGCCGGACCGTCTGCATCATCCGATGCGTTTTGTCGTGGACAGGCAGATATCCGCCGGGGCCGGGCATTCCGGTTATCCCGCCATGGCTACGAAGGACTGGACGAATTCCATCGCCGCCGGTTCCATCATCCATTCCGGAAGCTGGGGCTTGTGGCATGAACTGGGGCATAACCATCAATCCCCTCCCTTCACGATGGAAGGCCAGACGGAGGTATCCGTCAACATATTCTCCATGGTGTGTGAAGTGATGGGGACTGGAAAAGACTTTGAATCCTGCTGGGGCGGCGGCATGGGGCCGTACGGCATGAGCGCGGAAATGAAAAAATATTTTTCTGGCACCCAGACTTACAATGAGGCGCCCAACAAGGTGCAGCTCTTCTTCTGGGTGGAGCTGATGTACCATCTGGGATTTGACGCCTTCCGCCAGGTGGCTCTTCAATTCCATGACAAGCCGTACGACAACGGTGAGCTGAGCGATGAAAAGAAATGGGAATGGGTCATGAACGCTTTTTCCAGGGTCACGGGAAAGAACATGGGGCCTTTCTTTAAGGTGTGGCGTACGCCGGTTTCCGAACGCGCCGCAGGCAGGATGAAAGACCTTCCCGTCTGGCTGCCTTCCAGGGATTATCCGGCCTGTTATACCGCAGAGGAATAA
- a CDS encoding SpoIIE family protein phosphatase — translation MPSSRNRHSAQRVFTWDKIKMALAAAEEGFYIWNIKTGVIHYTDRCLTMMGASRKEKAPNIFTQPELTIHEEDQAFFSQEVRRYLDGHTHVPMRIEIRMKKLNSKSWSWVRVNGLARRDKQRRPVMLVGVWVNITRRKTAELRAAEDRDLFHTLIEHIPDSIYFKNRESRFVLANTATANKLGVPTPADLTGRTDDYFFDQTMSDISRKEEIDIMVTGRPIRARLHHETWLHKDDSWSQNSKFPWYGRNGELKGIVGISSDVTKLVKTEIKATETARILEERNRTLEKEIDLAREIQFALLPYEIPSRSHTEHGLTRHADFHHIFTPSEGVAGDWFDAFPVGNSGVGAIVCDVMGHGIRAALIASMLRGLMEQLSHLADNPAAFLTSLNHQLAKILQRANTTMFASAVYIYLDLETGVMTASTAGHPHPIILGPDGVARKMPLPRGIALGLLDDATYHNAQFSLLAGSRILMYTDGLTEAANQDGEEMGVERLIDYFNNSSPHSTKDFVHQALTCVAKFTGCTNQADDICMLGISYSEHEAKTDS, via the coding sequence ATGCCGTCCTCACGCAACAGACATTCCGCCCAGAGAGTTTTTACCTGGGACAAAATCAAGATGGCCCTGGCGGCGGCGGAAGAAGGATTCTACATCTGGAATATTAAAACGGGCGTCATCCATTACACGGACCGCTGCCTGACCATGATGGGGGCCAGCCGCAAGGAGAAAGCTCCCAATATTTTCACCCAGCCGGAGCTTACCATACATGAGGAAGACCAGGCCTTTTTTTCCCAGGAGGTGCGCCGTTACCTGGATGGCCACACTCATGTGCCCATGCGCATTGAAATCCGGATGAAGAAGCTGAACTCCAAAAGCTGGAGCTGGGTTCGCGTCAACGGCCTCGCCCGCAGGGACAAGCAGCGCCGGCCCGTTATGCTGGTGGGCGTATGGGTTAATATAACCCGGCGGAAAACGGCGGAACTGCGCGCTGCGGAGGACAGGGACCTGTTTCATACCCTGATTGAACACATTCCCGACAGCATCTATTTCAAGAACCGGGAATCACGTTTCGTCCTGGCGAATACCGCCACAGCCAATAAGCTGGGCGTACCGACGCCGGCAGACCTGACCGGACGAACGGACGATTATTTTTTTGACCAGACGATGTCCGATATTTCCCGCAAGGAGGAAATAGACATCATGGTTACCGGACGCCCCATCCGCGCCCGCCTTCATCATGAAACATGGCTGCACAAGGATGATTCCTGGAGCCAGAACAGCAAGTTTCCGTGGTATGGACGCAACGGAGAGCTAAAGGGAATTGTGGGTATTTCCAGCGATGTCACCAAACTGGTGAAGACAGAAATCAAGGCCACGGAAACGGCCCGCATTCTGGAGGAACGCAACAGAACTCTGGAAAAGGAGATAGATTTGGCCAGGGAAATCCAGTTCGCCCTGCTTCCCTACGAGATTCCCTCCCGCTCCCATACGGAACACGGCCTGACCCGCCATGCGGATTTTCACCATATTTTCACTCCTTCGGAAGGGGTTGCAGGGGACTGGTTCGATGCTTTTCCCGTAGGCAATTCCGGCGTTGGCGCCATCGTTTGCGACGTGATGGGCCACGGCATCCGCGCCGCCCTGATCGCCTCCATGCTCCGCGGCCTGATGGAACAGTTGTCCCATCTGGCGGATAATCCGGCGGCTTTCCTTACTTCCCTCAACCACCAGCTCGCCAAAATCCTGCAACGGGCGAACACCACCATGTTCGCCTCCGCCGTTTATATTTACCTGGATCTGGAAACCGGGGTCATGACAGCCTCCACAGCCGGTCATCCGCATCCCATCATTCTGGGTCCGGACGGGGTCGCCCGCAAAATGCCGTTGCCCAGAGGAATCGCCCTGGGACTGCTGGATGACGCCACATACCATAATGCCCAGTTTTCGCTTCTGGCGGGGTCCCGCATCCTGATGTACACGGACGGTCTGACAGAAGCCGCCAACCAGGATGGGGAAGAAATGGGCGTAGAAAGGCTGATTGACTATTTCAACAATTCCTCCCCTCACAGCACCAAGGATTTCGTTCATCAGGCCCTTACCTGCGTAGCCAAATTCACCGGCTGCACCAATCAAGCCGACGATATCTGCATGCTGGGCATCAGCTATTCCGAACACGAAGCAAAAACGGACAGCTAA
- a CDS encoding HAD family hydrolase: MRVLRAQYGVLWGVNTGRDPVYLREGLADMFRDNAEAFAPDFTVTMERNVHLADAEGRLMPGVMWNDACAVAHDDLFTRYGGVLESLMNQLEGRFSGLGLRRQDNDAFSLVVNDACGLDEVSCVIQNAVGPYKEIVTQRAGPYLRFSHRDYNKGTSLSFVASRFGVPSAHIAIFGDGHNDLDAMRHLPEAFRCCPSNAAQEVKDMVARGHGYISPEPRTRGVLDGLAHGVFPYFGMKAVVPREDI; the protein is encoded by the coding sequence ATGCGCGTGCTCCGCGCGCAGTACGGCGTACTCTGGGGTGTTAATACGGGGCGCGACCCTGTTTATCTGAGAGAAGGTCTGGCGGATATGTTCCGGGATAATGCGGAAGCGTTTGCTCCGGATTTTACGGTGACGATGGAACGGAATGTGCACCTGGCGGATGCGGAAGGCAGGCTGATGCCCGGTGTTATGTGGAATGATGCCTGCGCAGTTGCTCATGACGACTTGTTCACCCGTTACGGCGGCGTCCTGGAATCATTGATGAACCAGCTGGAAGGCCGGTTTTCCGGGCTGGGACTCCGCAGGCAGGACAATGACGCCTTTTCCCTGGTGGTGAATGATGCCTGCGGCCTGGATGAAGTTTCCTGCGTTATTCAGAATGCGGTTGGTCCGTATAAGGAAATTGTCACGCAAAGGGCAGGCCCCTACCTGCGTTTCAGCCATCGTGATTACAATAAGGGAACATCCCTTTCCTTTGTTGCCTCCCGGTTCGGCGTTCCGTCCGCCCATATCGCCATTTTCGGCGACGGGCACAATGATCTGGACGCCATGCGGCACTTGCCGGAGGCATTCCGGTGCTGCCCTTCCAATGCGGCGCAGGAAGTGAAGGATATGGTTGCCCGCGGCCATGGGTACATTAGCCCGGAACCGCGCACCCGGGGCGTTCTGGACGGACTGGCGCATGGTGTGTTTCCCTATTTCGGGATGAAGGCGGTGGTTCCGCGGGAGGATATTTGA